The Panicum hallii strain FIL2 chromosome 5, PHallii_v3.1, whole genome shotgun sequence genome contains the following window.
CGAAACAGTGTCACGACGATGGGCATTGCGAGATCCAGGCAACCAGATGGTGGCGACGGACGCGTACCATGCCGGAGCCGATGAGGTACTGGACGGTCTTCTCGACCATGCGCATGTCGACGCGGCCGGAGAGGTACATGTACTTGCCGAGGATGTCTCCGTGGCGGTTCTCCTCGGCGGTCCAGGCGCGCGTCCAGACCGCCCAGGGGCATGCGCTGGCGCCGGTCTCGTCGCGGACGCCGTCGAGCGTGTTGATCATGGTCTGGTACGTGGGCAGCGCCTCCTCCGTGATCATGTCGCCCACCAGCACGACGAAGTACTCGTCGGGCAGccccgcggcgcgcgcgcggagcTCGCGGACCTCGTGctcgaacatctcggaggacgagtCCGGCAGGAAGTCCGTCGGCTGCCAGCAGTCCTCCACAGGCttgagcagcggcagcagcgacCGCGCCGCCCAGCCCTCCAGGGACCGGAACACCTCCGCCTTCTCGGGCGGCATCGAGTGCGTCACGCGGgcgcgcgccgccaccgccaccgccgccgcggacacgcggcaccgcccgcggcgcgcgggggcgggcgccgccgccaccggggCGCGTGCGCGGACGGCCATGCCGTGAGCCTGCATCGTCGGGGGCCGGTTGCGCTGCGCCGGAcgcgggaggaggaggctgCTTGCGCCTTGCGGTGACTGTGACTGTGGAGTGATGCGAGTGGGTTGCTGTCTTGGTCGGCGAGCgaacgccggcgtgcgcgtaTATAATCCGGGCGGCCGGACGCGACAAGCTGGATTGTGGCTGGTGGGCGGAAAACCGGTGGGTGCAGTGGTTTTGCGGGGGGTTTCAGCGGGAAGTCGGGGCC
Protein-coding sequences here:
- the LOC112893787 gene encoding stearoyl-[acyl-carrier-protein] 9-desaturase 1, chloroplastic, with amino-acid sequence MQAHGMAVRARAPVAAAPAPARRGRCRVSAAAVAVAARARVTHSMPPEKAEVFRSLEGWAARSLLPLLKPVEDCWQPTDFLPDSSSEMFEHEVRELRARAAGLPDEYFVVLVGDMITEEALPTYQTMINTLDGVRDETGASACPWAVWTRAWTAEENRHGDILGKYMYLSGRVDMRMVEKTVQYLIGSGMDPGTENNPYLGFVYTSFQERATAVSHGNTARLAKAHGDDVLARTCGTIAADEKRHETAYGRIVEQLLQLDPDGAMLAIADMMRKRITMPAHLMHDGRDMGLFEHFAAVAQRLRVYTARDYTDIVEFLVKRWKLETMESGLSGEGRRARDFVCGLAPRMRRAAERAEDRAKKDEPRKVKFSWIFDREVVV